In Streptomyces sp. NBC_00091, the following proteins share a genomic window:
- the secD gene encoding protein translocase subunit SecD, whose translation MAAPKKGRRPTGAQGRPGRALAFILIAMVALTAGMFLTKQTTPRLGIDLAGGTSITLKAKSEPGKPDAVNETNMNTAVGIIERRVNGLGVSESEVQTQGRDHIIVNIPKGTNEQQAREQVGTTAQLYFRPVLAFADGAPAAPETKPSTSPSPSASGSGAPKTEGSSKPSAPATPSSSATSQGRVLSEALKAPGTPTPSPSASESKKADDSKATPSASAPAPAPTPPVDPAVADLQAKFAALDCTKEEQRAAAGKGVKPEDPMLACGQRGNAWGKWVLGPAQVNGQDVKDAKGVIDQQRGQWIVTMQFTDKGADKFAKITGELATKQSPQNQFAIVLDGEVISDPSVSQALTGGNAEISGGFTQQSAQDLGNMLSYGALPLSFQEDSVTTVTAALGGEQLKAGLIAGAIGLVLVVIYLLVYYRGLAFIAIVSLLVSAILTYTIMALLGKGIGFALNLPAVCGAIVAIGITADSFIVYFERIRDEIREGRTLRPAVERAWPRARRTILVSDFVSFLAAAVLFIVTVGKVQGFAFTLGLTTLLDVVVVFLFTKPVMTLLARTKFFSSGHPWSGLDPKRLGAKPPLRRSRRGAPVPAPVDAKEA comes from the coding sequence GTGGCAGCACCGAAGAAGGGCCGGCGGCCCACGGGGGCTCAGGGGAGGCCGGGGCGCGCCCTGGCCTTCATCCTGATCGCGATGGTGGCGCTCACCGCGGGGATGTTCCTCACGAAGCAGACGACCCCCCGCCTGGGCATCGACCTCGCGGGCGGTACGAGCATCACGCTCAAGGCCAAGAGCGAGCCCGGCAAGCCGGACGCCGTCAACGAGACCAACATGAACACGGCGGTCGGCATCATCGAGCGCCGCGTCAACGGTCTCGGCGTCTCGGAGTCCGAGGTCCAGACCCAGGGCCGCGACCACATCATCGTGAACATCCCCAAGGGGACGAACGAGCAGCAGGCGCGCGAGCAGGTCGGTACCACCGCCCAGCTGTACTTCCGCCCCGTGCTGGCCTTCGCCGACGGCGCCCCCGCCGCTCCGGAGACGAAGCCGAGCACGTCCCCGAGCCCCTCCGCGAGCGGTTCCGGCGCCCCGAAGACCGAGGGCAGCTCCAAGCCCTCCGCCCCGGCCACCCCGTCGTCCAGCGCCACTTCCCAGGGCCGTGTGCTCAGCGAGGCCCTCAAGGCCCCGGGCACCCCCACTCCCTCGCCCTCGGCGAGCGAGTCGAAGAAGGCAGACGACAGCAAGGCCACGCCCTCCGCCTCGGCCCCGGCCCCCGCTCCGACCCCGCCGGTGGACCCGGCCGTGGCAGACCTGCAGGCGAAGTTCGCCGCGCTGGACTGCACCAAGGAGGAGCAGCGCGCCGCCGCCGGCAAGGGCGTCAAGCCCGAGGACCCGATGCTCGCCTGTGGCCAGCGCGGCAACGCCTGGGGCAAGTGGGTCCTCGGTCCGGCCCAGGTCAACGGCCAGGACGTGAAGGACGCCAAGGGCGTCATCGACCAGCAGCGCGGTCAGTGGATCGTCACCATGCAGTTCACCGACAAGGGCGCCGACAAGTTCGCCAAGATCACCGGCGAGCTGGCCACCAAGCAGTCCCCGCAGAACCAGTTCGCGATCGTGCTCGACGGCGAGGTCATCTCCGACCCGTCCGTCAGCCAGGCGCTGACCGGTGGCAACGCCGAGATCTCCGGCGGCTTCACCCAGCAGTCCGCGCAGGACCTGGGCAACATGCTGTCGTACGGCGCCCTGCCGCTGTCCTTCCAGGAGGACAGCGTCACCACCGTCACCGCCGCGCTCGGCGGCGAGCAGCTGAAGGCCGGTCTCATCGCCGGCGCCATCGGTCTCGTGCTCGTGGTGATCTACCTGCTGGTGTACTACCGCGGTCTGGCCTTCATCGCCATCGTCAGCCTCCTGGTGTCCGCGATCCTCACGTACACGATCATGGCGCTGCTGGGCAAGGGCATCGGCTTCGCCCTGAACCTGCCCGCCGTCTGCGGCGCGATCGTCGCGATCGGCATCACGGCCGACTCGTTCATCGTGTACTTCGAACGCATCCGGGACGAGATCCGCGAGGGCCGCACCCTGCGTCCGGCCGTCGAGCGCGCCTGGCCGCGTGCCCGGCGCACCATCCTGGTCTCCGACTTCGTGTCGTTCCTCGCCGCCGCGGTGCTCTTCATCGTCACCGTCGGCAAGGTCCAGGGCTTCGCCTTCACGCTGGGTCTGACGACCCTGCTCGACGTGGTCGTGGTGTTCCTGTTCACCAAGCCCGTCATGACCCTGCTGGCCCGTACGAAGTTCTTCTCCAGCGGGCACCCGTGGTCCGGGCTGGACCCCAAGCGGCTCGGCGCCAAGCCGCCGCTGCGCCGGTCCCGCCGCGGCGCGCCCGTCCCCGCCCCCGTCGACGCAAAGGAGGCGTGA